The Microbacterium sp. KUDC0406 genome includes a window with the following:
- a CDS encoding DUF5719 family protein: MTANRALRVAATGARVLTGAVVAVGCAVGIVAGVAAPWPVVEHEPAKVGVTPIPGNSVLVCNGSFRALGRDTTRADLMISAGVPRTVSDGSDGDPASADLAMPGLAGGAGARSLTGEVRDRTAPLIAGVESLRLRTDDLVGLSASACRAPQMQSWLVGGDASTGAADVIVLSNASDVPSTVTLTVFGTTRGTSMTVVPPMTQVAVPLASIAPDEASPVVRAVADGAPVRASLQSSFTQVLQPIGSDVQDGMSGAQRSVTLTGVQVTEIPDEGDAGTVLRMLSPEADGDAVIRVRREGDEESTESRMSLPKGTPTELSLGNVPAGSYDIEITAEQPTVAAVRQSVSAGRSADFAWMTPAPEISSDLMFAVPRGPSPTLHLANPAAAPVDVVLRDGSDERRIEVPAGESLSLPLRGGSTPVLSPEGTVHASITMLQDDAPEDASEPDATEPDATPPSAEESVGIAGWPLWPDAQRQPAITVYP; encoded by the coding sequence ATGACCGCGAACCGCGCCCTGCGCGTGGCGGCGACGGGCGCCCGCGTCCTCACCGGGGCCGTCGTCGCCGTGGGATGCGCCGTGGGCATCGTCGCCGGCGTCGCAGCGCCCTGGCCCGTGGTCGAGCACGAGCCGGCGAAGGTCGGCGTCACGCCGATCCCCGGCAACAGCGTCCTGGTGTGCAACGGATCGTTCCGCGCGCTGGGACGCGACACCACCCGGGCCGATCTGATGATCTCCGCCGGCGTGCCGCGCACGGTCTCAGACGGCTCGGACGGCGATCCGGCCTCCGCGGACCTGGCGATGCCGGGCCTCGCCGGTGGCGCGGGTGCGCGCAGCCTGACCGGCGAGGTCAGGGACCGCACGGCGCCGCTCATCGCCGGGGTCGAATCACTCAGGCTCCGCACCGACGACCTCGTGGGGCTCTCCGCCTCCGCCTGCCGGGCTCCCCAGATGCAGTCCTGGCTGGTCGGCGGGGATGCCTCCACCGGCGCCGCCGACGTGATCGTGCTCTCGAATGCCTCAGACGTGCCGTCCACCGTCACCCTCACGGTCTTCGGCACCACACGCGGGACGAGCATGACGGTGGTGCCGCCGATGACGCAGGTCGCCGTTCCGCTGGCGTCCATCGCACCCGACGAGGCGAGCCCGGTGGTCCGCGCCGTCGCCGACGGGGCGCCCGTGCGGGCGAGTCTGCAGTCCTCGTTCACGCAGGTCCTGCAGCCGATCGGCAGCGATGTGCAGGACGGCATGTCCGGTGCGCAGCGCTCGGTGACGCTGACCGGCGTGCAGGTGACGGAGATCCCGGATGAGGGCGATGCGGGCACGGTGCTGCGGATGCTGTCACCCGAAGCCGACGGCGACGCGGTGATCAGGGTCCGGCGGGAGGGCGACGAGGAGTCCACCGAGTCCCGGATGAGCCTGCCGAAGGGGACGCCGACGGAGCTCTCGCTCGGCAACGTGCCTGCGGGGTCCTACGACATCGAGATCACCGCCGAGCAGCCGACCGTCGCCGCCGTGCGTCAGTCGGTCTCGGCCGGCCGAAGCGCGGATTTCGCCTGGATGACACCCGCGCCGGAGATCTCCTCCGACCTGATGTTCGCGGTGCCCAGGGGACCGTCGCCGACCCTGCACCTCGCCAACCCCGCCGCCGCTCCGGTGGATGTCGTGCTCCGCGACGGCAGTGACGAGCGGCGGATCGAGGTGCCTGCGGGGGAGTCCCTGTCGCTGCCGCTGCGCGGCGGGTCGACCCCTGTGCTGTCGCCGGAGGGCACGGTGCACGCCTCGATCACGATGCTGCAGGACGACGCGCCGGAGGATGCCTCCGAGCCGGATGCGACCGAGCCGGATGCGACGCCGCCGAGCGCCGAGGAGTCGGTCGGCATCGCGGGCTGGCCGCTGTGGCCGGATGCCCAGCGGCAGCCGGCGATCACCGTCTACCCCTGA
- a CDS encoding glycosyltransferase family 2 protein, with protein MQVAYPRIPEGRAVWLLAQDTVPEPDVLELLAGALERSPSAAIAAPKLTGEGHDEIASLGVSMTSLGRSVELAAGELDQGQHDGVDDALSADIRGMLIRAELVPSLRPDPALAGADEGLDVGVRARLAGGRVVLVPSARISVRPDGPAALPQRESQRAWAMRLAQLHRRLSYAPFAAMPLHWLTLLPLALWRSAGHLIGKHPAAVAPEWGAAFTEMLRFSAIARSRAAIAATRTASWSSIAPLRITRAELHRRLDDGYGSEGGAVSELRFFSGGGAWAVLAALAVSVASFTTLLAWPGMGGGALLPLRRTVSALWADAAWGLRGMGLHTVGAADPFSGVVAVLGSLWPGSPSRAMVLLWLLALPLAVLGGWFAATRVTDRSGLRILGGIAWALAPTFLTALVQGRPAAVLLHLLLPWAVHAAVVAHRSWGAAGAASLLVAASLACAPSIAPAVVVLWAVALILFLVRGRIHGAARLIWTLIPAVALFAPLAWAQLRHGTAIALLADPGAIWPAGPQATADAAGRAALAEGFPSMDLAGWASVSGAPLSLVPLLLAPLAALALIAAVAPRWRAGIILLAVTVVGIATAFLAVGIVVSFFHGDSAAIWPGAGLSLAWIGVVGAALVTLDTMLTLSWLRSIAAVLAGTALAVCALPALTAEHQERAVMSAAAGTDPAGAGRGRGRR; from the coding sequence CTGCAGGTCGCCTACCCGCGCATCCCGGAGGGCCGCGCGGTCTGGCTGCTCGCACAGGACACGGTGCCCGAACCCGACGTGCTCGAGCTTCTCGCTGGAGCGCTGGAGCGATCGCCGTCGGCGGCGATCGCCGCGCCCAAGCTCACCGGCGAGGGGCATGATGAGATCGCCTCTCTCGGCGTGAGCATGACCTCGCTCGGCCGTTCCGTCGAACTCGCCGCAGGAGAACTCGACCAGGGCCAGCACGACGGCGTCGACGATGCCCTGAGCGCGGACATCCGCGGAATGCTGATCCGGGCCGAACTGGTCCCCTCGTTGCGTCCCGACCCCGCTCTGGCCGGAGCCGACGAGGGTCTCGACGTGGGCGTCCGAGCCCGTCTGGCCGGAGGCAGAGTCGTGCTCGTCCCGTCTGCGCGCATCTCGGTCCGGCCGGATGGTCCGGCCGCGCTCCCTCAGCGTGAGTCCCAGCGCGCCTGGGCCATGCGCCTGGCGCAGCTGCATCGCAGGCTGTCATACGCGCCGTTCGCGGCCATGCCTCTGCACTGGCTCACTCTGCTCCCGCTCGCGCTGTGGCGATCCGCCGGGCACCTGATCGGCAAGCATCCGGCGGCCGTGGCCCCCGAGTGGGGTGCCGCATTCACCGAGATGCTCCGGTTCAGCGCCATCGCGCGCTCGCGTGCCGCGATCGCCGCCACCCGGACCGCGAGCTGGTCCAGCATCGCCCCGCTGCGCATCACCCGTGCCGAACTGCACAGGAGACTGGACGACGGGTACGGCAGCGAAGGAGGCGCGGTCAGCGAGCTGCGTTTCTTCTCGGGCGGAGGCGCCTGGGCGGTCCTCGCCGCGCTGGCCGTGAGCGTCGCGAGCTTCACGACCCTGCTGGCATGGCCGGGCATGGGCGGCGGTGCTCTGCTCCCGCTGCGCCGCACCGTGTCGGCCCTGTGGGCGGATGCCGCCTGGGGTCTGCGCGGCATGGGTCTGCACACGGTCGGTGCAGCCGACCCGTTCTCCGGGGTGGTCGCCGTGCTCGGCTCGCTCTGGCCCGGATCGCCGTCGCGGGCGATGGTGCTGCTCTGGCTGCTGGCCCTTCCGCTGGCAGTGCTGGGCGGATGGTTCGCGGCGACGCGGGTGACCGACCGCTCCGGCCTGCGAATCCTCGGCGGCATCGCGTGGGCCCTCGCACCGACCTTCCTGACCGCGCTCGTGCAGGGGCGCCCTGCTGCCGTCCTCCTGCACCTGCTGCTGCCATGGGCCGTGCACGCCGCTGTCGTCGCGCACCGCTCCTGGGGTGCGGCTGGTGCCGCTTCGCTGCTGGTCGCGGCATCCCTGGCCTGTGCGCCGTCGATCGCGCCCGCCGTCGTGGTGCTGTGGGCGGTCGCTCTGATCCTCTTCCTGGTCCGCGGGCGCATCCACGGTGCGGCACGCCTGATCTGGACCCTGATCCCTGCTGTCGCCCTGTTCGCGCCGCTGGCCTGGGCACAGCTGCGGCACGGCACCGCGATCGCGCTGCTCGCCGACCCTGGCGCGATCTGGCCCGCGGGGCCGCAGGCCACAGCGGATGCCGCAGGCCGAGCAGCCCTGGCCGAGGGATTCCCCTCGATGGACCTCGCGGGGTGGGCCTCGGTCTCAGGCGCCCCGCTGTCGCTCGTGCCGCTGCTGCTCGCTCCGCTCGCCGCGCTGGCGCTGATCGCGGCGGTCGCGCCGCGCTGGCGGGCCGGCATCATTCTGCTCGCCGTGACGGTCGTCGGCATCGCGACGGCCTTCCTCGCCGTCGGCATCGTGGTGAGCTTCTTCCACGGAGACAGCGCCGCGATCTGGCCGGGCGCCGGACTGAGCCTCGCGTGGATCGGCGTCGTCGGCGCGGCCCTCGTCACCCTCGACACCATGCTCACGCTGTCCTGGCTGCGCTCGATCGCGGCGGTCCTGGCGGGCACGGCGCTGGCGGTATGCGCGCTGCCCGCGCTGACGGCGGAGCATCAGGAGCGCGCGGTGATGAGCGCCGCCGCCGGCACAGACCCTGCCGGCGCTGGTCGCGGCAGAGGCCGACGCTGA